Proteins encoded in a region of the Mucispirillum schaedleri ASF457 genome:
- a CDS encoding type II secretion system protein GspG, protein MRKIFVLLNIICAGLLFTCISYAENSNESHEDKVKHSIYDISVIEKQLEAYKKEHGHYPKTEEGLENLKKYNVTVVPDHIVPNRYLEGNFDSRNLKWEGYNFPAPDLVDGWGRNYEYKSNGVKYSIHSYGEKVVAGDNNSGTDIVIFSNK, encoded by the coding sequence ATGAGAAAAATATTTGTATTATTAAACATTATTTGTGCGGGCTTGTTATTTACATGTATAAGTTATGCAGAAAATAGTAATGAAAGCCATGAAGATAAAGTAAAGCATTCAATATATGATATTTCTGTAATAGAAAAACAGCTTGAAGCATATAAAAAAGAGCATGGACACTATCCAAAGACAGAAGAAGGGCTTGAAAATCTCAAAAAATATAATGTTACAGTTGTGCCAGACCATATTGTTCCAAACAGATATTTAGAAGGAAATTTTGACAGCAGAAATCTAAAATGGGAAGGTTATAATTTTCCTGCACCTGATTTAGTAGACGGCTGGGGCAGAAATTATGAATATAAAAGCAACGGTGTAAAATATTCTATCCATTCTTATGGCGAAAAGGTAGTTGCAGGAGACAACAA
- a CDS encoding alpha/beta fold hydrolase yields the protein MIFNTYGSIDNPHIMLIHGAGYGWWNFINYIDTLSKSYYVIIPTLDGHSEDSQTQYISTEYCAEQIIKYIGKSPAKKLQLLYGLSLGGQIALEMMSSKPDIAEKAVIDGSIFYPQPKLAKISKIIVKYCYNIMFTKTACKIQMFLLKFSRKRTVTNIQKQMYIKYIPVLKKETLYNIYDTYMASYQLKSTIKNSQTDIICIYGSKEMKCVKHSAEQLKKLLPHSRIIEYKGLNHGELALYYPDKFLNMLNEIL from the coding sequence ATGATTTTCAATACTTATGGCAGCATAGATAACCCACATATTATGCTTATACACGGAGCAGGATATGGATGGTGGAATTTTATAAACTATATTGATACTCTATCTAAATCATATTATGTTATTATTCCAACACTTGATGGTCATAGTGAAGATAGTCAAACACAATATATCTCTACAGAATATTGTGCAGAACAAATTATTAAATATATTGGAAAAAGCCCTGCAAAAAAATTACAATTATTATACGGTCTTTCTCTTGGCGGGCAGATAGCATTAGAGATGATGTCATCAAAACCAGATATTGCTGAAAAAGCAGTAATAGATGGAAGTATATTTTATCCACAGCCAAAACTTGCAAAAATATCAAAAATTATTGTTAAATACTGCTATAATATAATGTTTACAAAAACAGCTTGCAAAATACAGATGTTTCTTTTAAAATTTTCAAGAAAAAGGACTGTTACTAATATCCAAAAACAAATGTATATAAAATATATTCCTGTCTTGAAAAAAGAAACACTTTATAATATATATGATACATATATGGCTTCATATCAGTTAAAATCAACAATTAAAAATTCACAAACTGATATAATATGTATATATGGTTCTAAAGAAATGAAATGTGTTAAACATTCAGCAGAGCAGCTGAAAAAACTGCTGCCACATTCAAGGATAATAGAATATAAAGGTTTAAATCATGGTGAACTTGCACTATATTATCCTGATAAATTTTTAAATATGCTTAATGAAATTTTATAA
- a CDS encoding 2-dehydropantoate 2-reductase gives MKSLLNKRIAIFGAGAIGSYIGSKFIEHGFTNVEFVARSGYNVLKEKGLIVKNYQDKSPYNLKVNAVKELIGLYDAVLICVKSKDTVDAAKHVKNHLNNDGFVVSIQNGVENPDIISAFIMPEKIITNVIYMTAVMQEKGILEYMAEGRLIFGHINGKNSQYADTYMQILQHAELNAKYTDNIKYYQWQKLMLNIVLNPLSALFRKTFFKMSSFDDAISLTKSLFKEAQNAAKLCGVDIADEEYDKITSRCKENVSFKSSMYQDIEANRNPEIDAILGVVVRTHEKYGQAAPYCDCLLKIMNVKYGGWFQISPTLAADVLVINDDKVLLIDRKNEPLGWAIPGGFVDLYETIENAALRELQEETGIEANINDLHLLGIYSDPKRDTRGHTVSAVYVYFSDKKADANDDAQDAKYFHIDNLPENIAFDHREILRTAKAKFMK, from the coding sequence ATGAAGTCCTTATTAAATAAACGGATAGCAATATTTGGTGCAGGTGCCATAGGCTCATATATTGGCTCAAAATTTATTGAACATGGGTTTACTAATGTGGAGTTTGTGGCTCGCTCTGGGTATAATGTATTAAAAGAAAAGGGTCTTATTGTTAAAAATTATCAAGATAAGTCTCCTTATAATCTGAAAGTAAATGCAGTTAAAGAATTAATCGGTTTGTATGATGCAGTATTAATATGTGTTAAATCAAAAGATACTGTTGATGCTGCAAAACATGTAAAAAACCATTTAAATAATGATGGCTTTGTTGTATCTATCCAAAATGGAGTGGAAAACCCTGATATTATTTCTGCTTTTATTATGCCAGAAAAAATCATTACAAATGTTATATATATGACAGCGGTTATGCAGGAAAAAGGTATTTTAGAATATATGGCAGAGGGCAGGCTTATTTTTGGTCATATTAATGGGAAAAATTCTCAATATGCTGATACATATATGCAGATATTACAGCATGCAGAATTAAATGCAAAATATACTGATAATATAAAATATTATCAGTGGCAGAAGTTAATGCTTAATATTGTTTTAAACCCACTGTCAGCACTTTTCCGCAAAACATTTTTTAAAATGAGCAGCTTTGATGATGCCATAAGCCTGACTAAATCTCTTTTTAAAGAAGCTCAAAATGCTGCTAAACTATGTGGTGTGGATATAGCAGATGAAGAATATGATAAAATAACATCAAGATGTAAGGAAAATGTATCCTTTAAATCAAGTATGTATCAGGATATTGAAGCAAACAGAAACCCAGAGATTGATGCGATACTAGGGGTTGTTGTTCGCACTCATGAAAAATATGGGCAGGCTGCTCCATACTGCGACTGTCTGCTTAAAATTATGAATGTAAAATATGGCGGCTGGTTTCAAATTTCCCCTACACTTGCTGCTGATGTTTTAGTTATCAATGATGATAAAGTCTTATTAATAGACAGGAAAAATGAGCCGCTTGGCTGGGCAATACCCGGCGGATTTGTGGATTTATATGAAACAATAGAAAATGCAGCATTAAGAGAACTGCAGGAAGAAACAGGGATAGAAGCAAATATTAATGACCTGCACCTGCTTGGAATATATTCTGACCCAAAAAGAGATACAAGAGGGCATACGGTAAGTGCTGTATATGTGTATTTCTCTGATAAAAAAGCTGATGCAAATGATGACGCACAGGATGCAAAATATTTCCATATAGATAATCTGCCTGAAAATATAGCTTTTGACCATAGAGAAATACTGCGTACTGCAAAAGCAAAGTTTATGAAATAA
- a CDS encoding ATP-dependent Clp protease ATP-binding subunit → MFDNLSNRAMQVLAHAKEEADKLAQPVIDTEHILLGLFIEKTGIAATIFMKRNINISSIVMKIRRSSDMSDIFALKGNLNYSPLVTKVLEYAAEEANTFGKEIVDTEHLLLGLVRETEGKASAILSRIGFDVESLRNDIKIYYKKGSSDKENSETPVLDEFGRDLTALARDGKLDPVVGRQDEIIRLLQILGRRQKNNAVLIGEPGIGKTAIVEGLAKRMLDEDIPVFLRDKRIVSLEMGALVAGTKYRGQFEERMKKLLKEIETAKNIVLFIDEIHTLVGAGAAEGSIDAASMLKPALARGGVQCIGATTLAEYRKHFEKDGALVRRFQTIIVQPPTEKQTVAIIKGIKKYYEEYHKVLIPDEVAEEVVSLTDRYITDKFQPDKSIDVIDEACSKRKINKNMLPKNLEKLKHRINSASSEREKYIPYNEYDKIEQFTKEINKLDALYKAKINSWNKDINETYQSLTSDDVAEVVSIMTGIPAKKLQSDDKARVAGIASEIKKYVIGQDEAVDSVAKSIKRSFAGITNPDKPLGSFIFLGPTGVGKTEVAKRLAEIVFGSRDALIRIDMSEYMEKFNVSRLVGAPPGYVGYEEGGKLTEQVRRRPYSVVLFDEVEKAHPDVMNILLQILDEGFVTDSLGHKVNFKNTIIILTSNIGTKEGTDDKSLGFGGMKNAGTLDHSRFKSAAEKELKMRFAPEFLNRLDNIIYFKPLGLEELKVIFDIQLAEINKRLAPSGKKISISDDVKEYLLTNNYPYMYGARPVKRILQSHIEDKLADILINDTSPKRKVFKAVVKNNEVLIK, encoded by the coding sequence ATGTTTGATAATTTAAGCAACAGAGCTATGCAGGTGCTTGCTCATGCAAAGGAAGAAGCAGATAAACTGGCACAGCCTGTTATTGATACAGAGCATATATTATTAGGGCTTTTTATAGAAAAAACGGGTATTGCTGCCACTATTTTTATGAAACGAAATATTAATATTTCATCAATTGTAATGAAAATACGCCGCAGCTCTGATATGAGCGATATTTTTGCATTGAAGGGTAACCTGAATTACAGCCCACTTGTTACAAAAGTTCTAGAATATGCAGCAGAAGAAGCAAACACTTTTGGCAAAGAAATTGTTGATACTGAACACTTGCTTTTAGGCTTAGTTCGTGAAACAGAGGGAAAAGCCAGTGCCATATTAAGCAGGATAGGCTTTGATGTGGAATCTTTAAGGAATGATATTAAAATATATTATAAGAAAGGTTCATCAGATAAAGAAAACAGTGAAACACCAGTTTTAGATGAGTTTGGCAGAGATTTAACTGCTCTTGCTCGTGACGGAAAACTGGACCCAGTTGTTGGCAGGCAGGATGAAATTATCCGCCTTTTACAAATATTAGGCAGAAGGCAGAAAAATAATGCTGTGCTTATAGGAGAACCGGGTATTGGTAAAACTGCTATTGTAGAGGGGCTTGCAAAAAGAATGCTTGATGAAGATATACCTGTATTTTTAAGAGATAAACGGATAGTTTCTTTAGAAATGGGAGCATTAGTCGCAGGCACAAAATACCGCGGTCAGTTTGAAGAGCGTATGAAAAAACTCTTGAAAGAGATAGAAACTGCAAAAAATATTGTTCTTTTTATTGACGAAATACATACACTCGTTGGAGCTGGAGCTGCAGAAGGCTCTATTGATGCTGCAAGCATGTTAAAACCGGCTCTTGCAAGAGGTGGTGTTCAGTGCATTGGTGCTACAACGCTGGCAGAATACAGAAAACATTTTGAAAAAGATGGTGCATTAGTCCGCAGGTTTCAGACTATTATTGTGCAGCCGCCAACAGAAAAGCAGACTGTTGCTATTATTAAAGGCATAAAAAAATATTATGAAGAATACCATAAAGTATTAATTCCTGATGAAGTGGCAGAAGAAGTTGTTTCATTAACTGATAGATATATTACTGATAAATTTCAGCCGGATAAAAGTATAGATGTTATTGACGAAGCATGTTCAAAACGAAAAATTAATAAAAATATGCTGCCTAAGAATCTGGAAAAGTTAAAGCACAGAATTAATTCTGCCAGTTCAGAAAGAGAAAAATATATTCCTTATAATGAATATGATAAAATAGAGCAGTTTACAAAAGAAATTAATAAGCTTGATGCTTTATATAAAGCTAAAATAAACAGCTGGAATAAAGATATTAATGAAACATATCAAAGCCTTACAAGTGATGATGTGGCAGAAGTTGTATCTATTATGACAGGTATTCCTGCTAAAAAATTACAGTCTGATGATAAAGCAAGAGTTGCGGGTATTGCTTCAGAGATTAAAAAATATGTAATAGGGCAGGATGAAGCAGTAGATAGTGTTGCAAAATCTATAAAACGCAGCTTTGCAGGTATTACAAACCCTGATAAACCACTTGGCTCTTTCATATTCCTTGGACCTACTGGCGTTGGTAAAACAGAAGTTGCAAAAAGACTTGCAGAAATAGTGTTTGGCTCACGGGATGCTCTTATCAGAATAGATATGAGTGAATATATGGAAAAATTTAATGTTTCAAGACTTGTTGGTGCTCCCCCTGGATATGTAGGATATGAAGAAGGGGGCAAATTAACAGAGCAGGTTAGAAGACGGCCATATTCTGTTGTGCTTTTTGATGAAGTTGAAAAAGCTCATCCAGATGTTATGAATATTTTACTGCAGATACTAGATGAGGGTTTTGTTACAGACAGCCTTGGTCATAAAGTAAATTTTAAAAATACTATTATTATCCTTACATCTAATATAGGAACAAAAGAAGGCACAGATGATAAATCTCTTGGTTTTGGTGGTATGAAAAATGCAGGCACATTAGACCACAGCCGTTTTAAATCAGCAGCAGAAAAAGAGCTGAAAATGAGATTTGCTCCAGAGTTTTTAAACAGGCTTGATAATATAATCTATTTTAAACCGTTAGGGCTTGAAGAATTAAAAGTAATATTTGATATTCAGCTTGCTGAAATTAATAAAAGGCTTGCTCCAAGCGGTAAAAAAATAAGTATATCTGATGATGTAAAAGAGTATCTTTTAACAAATAATTATCCATATATGTATGGTGCAAGACCTGTTAAACGGATACTGCAAAGCCATATTGAAGATAAACTTGCTGATATTTTAATAAATGATACTTCGCCAAAACGCAAAGTATTTAAAGCAGTAGTGAAAAATAATGAAGTCCTTATTAAATAA
- a CDS encoding LicD family protein gives MILKKSLSKSNRKLSLYAYNHGRIFKYDDIFPLKECMFEGNLYNIPLNFEKYVFAEYGIGYLEMPDTIGISAHIKTYFKDMDIQKIYDELIMTENKINGFIQKI, from the coding sequence TTGATATTGAAAAAAAGTCTTTCTAAAAGCAATAGAAAGTTATCATTATATGCTTATAATCATGGAAGAATTTTTAAATATGATGATATTTTTCCATTAAAAGAATGTATGTTTGAAGGAAACTTATACAACATTCCTTTAAATTTTGAAAAATATGTATTTGCAGAATATGGCATTGGATATTTAGAAATGCCTGATACAATAGGTATTTCTGCACATATAAAAACATACTTTAAAGATATGGATATTCAAAAGATTTATGATGAATTAATAATGACTGAAAATAAAATTAATGGATTTATTCAAAAAATTTAG
- a CDS encoding glycine cleavage system protein R produces MDKQYYYALSFVNTDSKGIVADTTKVLFDNGFNLSDSSSTLLQGVFSMIFIVTNDKEYKEQEIKDMFKNVRSNMEVFKFNKKPEIKDGSHYSISVYGADKAGIVHAITKEITKNNLNIIDLQTKITGGSTKVYIMMLEVVANNEDNENIWQEALKKTAKEINTQINIKKIEFYEL; encoded by the coding sequence ATGGATAAACAATATTATTATGCATTAAGTTTTGTAAATACTGACTCAAAAGGTATTGTGGCAGATACTACAAAAGTTCTTTTTGATAACGGCTTTAATCTATCTGATTCCAGCTCCACATTATTACAGGGCGTTTTTTCTATGATATTTATAGTCACAAATGATAAAGAATATAAAGAGCAGGAAATAAAAGATATGTTTAAAAATGTCCGCTCTAATATGGAAGTTTTTAAATTTAATAAAAAGCCTGAAATAAAAGACGGCAGTCATTATTCTATTTCTGTATATGGTGCAGATAAAGCAGGCATTGTTCATGCTATTACTAAAGAGATAACAAAAAACAATTTAAATATTATAGATTTACAGACAAAAATCACAGGCGGCAGCACAAAAGTATATATTATGATGCTGGAAGTTGTTGCTAATAATGAAGATAATGAAAATATCTGGCAGGAAGCATTAAAGAAAACTGCAAAAGAAATTAACACCCAAATAAATATAAAAAAAATTGAATTTTATGAGCTTTAA
- the def gene encoding peptide deformylase — protein MAVREVLKYPNDILKQDAADVIELTDEVKQIIQDLKDTMLDARHSTGIAAPQIGILKRIITIDASLNKKCKENHGFMVMINPEIIEHSGTITSREGCMSVPDFTGNVTRAERIVVNYFDENMQQNVLETSGFEAVLIQHETDHLNGMLFIDRVISKRTDLFRRKKY, from the coding sequence ATGGCAGTAAGAGAAGTTTTAAAATACCCAAATGATATATTAAAGCAGGACGCTGCTGATGTTATAGAATTAACAGATGAAGTTAAGCAGATTATACAGGATTTAAAAGATACAATGCTTGATGCAAGACATTCCACAGGGATTGCTGCTCCACAGATAGGCATACTTAAAAGAATAATCACAATAGATGCATCTCTTAATAAAAAATGCAAAGAAAACCACGGCTTTATGGTAATGATTAACCCAGAAATTATTGAGCACAGCGGCACTATTACATCACGAGAAGGCTGCATGAGTGTGCCTGATTTTACTGGCAATGTTACACGAGCAGAAAGAATAGTTGTAAACTATTTTGATGAGAATATGCAGCAAAATGTGCTTGAAACAAGCGGCTTTGAAGCTGTCCTTATCCAGCATGAAACAGACCATCTTAATGGTATGCTTTTTATAGACAGAGTTATATCAAAAAGGACAGATTTATTTAGAAGAAAAAAATATTAG
- a CDS encoding 2-hydroxyacid dehydrogenase: MKVVITSKLPNIITNYLEDIRIDTNSIDEPLPPIRLRQMMSDTDALICTSSDIIDRPLMEAAPKLKVIVNYDAGSDNIDIDYATHRGITVCTTKHILTQSTAELGFALLMSAARHIPEADKYARNGRFSGNTNHSLMTGLDFYKKTLGIFGMGNIGQAVAKIATGFSMDIIYHNRHRDKQAELIFGATYATFDELLEWSDFLIITAPLTLETRHIFSLREFKKMKKTAVLVNIGRGAIIRESDLAAALSEKIIYAAGLDVYEYEPDINEELKKLDNVVLSPHLGSSTQATKENMAICCAESVISVLKGGITPDTAINKTVLI; this comes from the coding sequence ATGAAAGTTGTTATTACTTCCAAATTACCAAACATTATTACTAATTATTTAGAAGATATACGCATTGATACAAACAGTATAGATGAGCCGCTTCCGCCTATCAGGCTTAGGCAGATGATGAGCGACACTGATGCTTTAATATGCACATCAAGCGATATTATTGACAGACCATTAATGGAAGCAGCTCCAAAACTTAAAGTAATAGTAAATTATGATGCGGGAAGTGATAATATAGATATAGATTATGCTACTCACAGGGGCATAACAGTATGCACAACAAAACATATATTAACTCAAAGCACAGCAGAGCTTGGCTTTGCTTTATTAATGAGTGCAGCTCGCCACATACCAGAAGCAGACAAATATGCAAGAAATGGCAGATTTTCAGGCAACACTAACCACAGCTTAATGACAGGGCTTGATTTTTATAAAAAAACATTAGGTATTTTTGGTATGGGAAATATTGGTCAGGCTGTTGCAAAAATAGCAACTGGCTTTTCTATGGATATAATATACCATAACAGGCATAGAGATAAGCAGGCAGAATTAATTTTTGGTGCAACTTATGCTACATTTGATGAGCTTTTGGAGTGGTCTGATTTCCTGATTATCACTGCACCATTAACACTTGAAACAAGGCATATTTTTTCATTAAGAGAATTTAAAAAAATGAAAAAAACTGCTGTTTTAGTAAATATTGGCAGAGGAGCAATTATAAGAGAAAGTGATTTGGCAGCAGCTCTTTCTGAAAAAATAATATATGCAGCAGGGCTTGATGTATACGAATATGAGCCAGATATAAATGAAGAATTAAAAAAACTTGATAATGTAGTGCTTTCCCCCCATTTAGGAAGTTCTACACAGGCAACAAAGGAAAATATGGCAATATGCTGTGCAGAATCAGTTATAAGTGTATTAAAAGGCGGCATTACACCAGATACTGCTATTAATAAAACAGTGCTTATATAG